DNA from Macadamia integrifolia cultivar HAES 741 chromosome 12, SCU_Mint_v3, whole genome shotgun sequence:
AATACCAAAATGCTGGCAAGTGGGACGCCACCACTTCTAGCTCAGAGTCTCATGAGGACCAAGACTGATGGTGGTGATGCGTCTTCGTTTGGTCTCTTATCTTAGTGAGATCTAAAGATGTGGATCGACTGTAATCTGATAGTGTAAATTCACTTGTAACCCTTCTCCATGTGTTCATTAtgtgatcattttttttctttctaataaaaatagatttattCAGAAGAACAGAAATACCAAATATTAATCTTACATCTAAGGATCAAAAATGGATTAAACTATCATGCCCATCATAAATAGAACCTTACTTGTTAAAAAGTCTGCAAAACTATATAActacttaaaaataaaagattatttcttttatttcaacgaaataaaaaaaaaaaaaaaattacaacaccCCTCTCTGAACTTTGGTTACTAATCAATGCCATTTTCGGtactttttaaaataataaagatatttttttattaatttaaaaaatatcaaatccaTCTATACCGTTAATCATCATtgttaagggaaaaaaatcgtctgcaattccgatctcgtacaattccttgcaataccaccttcaggggtgacacgtgtattgatactaatgcaatggtccagatctgatttaaatgtctcttcactgatttaatgttttattagttgtaccagatctagaccattgtattggtatcaatacacgtgtcaccgcctgaaggtggtattgcatgaaattgtacgagatcggaattacagacgatttcaaccccactGTTAAGTGATAAAATAACTGTAAATACTAAAACACCCTGATTTAACCACCTTACCTTACCCATTCTTCTAAACCAAAACCTACAACTATTGGTTCTTCAGCCTCCGGCGAGGGTTCGTGGGCACCCCTCTCCTCCGGCGAAGGTTTGCGGCTACCTATTCCCTCCGACGAAGGTTTGCGGCTACCTATTCCCTCCGACGAAGGTAATCAATCAGTTAAGTCCCGATATCCTGTGGTTATGTCGAACCCTAACCCCAACGGATCATGGAACAACAAAAGAGTGGTCCAAGCTCATGTCAAAGCCGGAGGCTTCCTCCTGCCATAAGGGTAGAGAGTAGAGTGAAAGAGTAAAAAGAGAGTCTTGAGTCTGAGACTCTGAGTTTCCAATTTCAGAAATAAGTAGATACAGGAGGGAGCATCAAAAGATCCGTCCACAAAAACAGAAGGAGAAAAGGGGAAGTTAATAAAGAACTTACCAAAtaaatttttcttcctttactACCCGATCAGAGGAGCTCCTTAGTTGATTCCAGGTCGTCCTTTAAAAACGTTAGGGGAATCAGATTGTCCTCAGGTATGGGGTCTTTGATGTCCCTGAGCTCTTCGAACATGGGCAATAAAAGCTTCAAACGCCTTGCCAGGTTGCTAAACTGCTTCTTGATGGCACTTCTGTAGTCGAAGATGGAAGAGATCTCATTAACGATGTCAATCAGCTTCTGAATCACCACCacccccttctcttcttccatgGCTTGAGCTGAAATTGCAGTTTGTCTCTCTAATCTCCACTATCTAACCTAGGATTTACAGAAAACAAGAAGCAGAGAAATCGGGATTCGAGCGGAATAAGGCGGAGAGGGCAAATAGCTATGGCAGAGGGAGGTAGGTAGGTCAGTTGAGAGGTAAAGGGTCAGGGCAGcggcttctcttcttcttctttatcgtCGTCGTCGCCGTCGTCTCcatatcaaaaatcaaaaatcaaaaaggaaaaccaGGAAATGAAAGAGGACACAGAGTCCCTGTAGTCTGGAGTCTGGAATGCATCCGCACTTCACGCGCAGAGACTTTTCCTTTCTGGCGCGGCTGACGGACGATGGTGATATTCCGATAGGTAGCCGTGAACCTTTGCCGGAGGGGAGGGTTGCCCACGAAACCATGTCGGAGGCGGCAGAATCGATAGTTGCAGGTTTTGGTTTCGAGGGAAGGGCAAGGGTACGGTGGTCAAATCACCTTATGGGTGTTTTGAGTATTTAATGAAATAACAAACAGTTATTTCATCACATAACcgaaaaaaattaatggtagAGAAGAATTtggtatttttaaaattaataaggGATAGGTATgtcaccgatatcaagtatactaGCGGATAGTATCAATAGGAACATATGATGAAATATCATTCAAGAAAGATATGGagatcatttcagaaaaaggaaagagagagataaacacaataagtgttaacatacttgatatcggtgatATATCtaaccttttccttttttaaattaataagaGAGGACTTTGTTATTTCTAAAAGTACAGAAAATGACACTAATTAATGATCAAGAGTAAAGGGGGTGGCATtgcaaatttaaaaaaaatatatatatatcaaacaGCTATATATATCCACCCACATGCACAGATTCTATAAATATAAGATCCTAGAAATCAATTAAGGCAACATTAGAAGCTATAAAGATTCACCGCTCTCTATTTTTTCTAACCTAAACTTTAAATGGATaattaatcatgtaatttttcaacAATATATTTGGAATGGGGGAGGGTGCGTACTGCGTATGTAAAGGCATGAAAGCAACACAAACAATCTATATGCAATGCTGCTGCTGCTTGTCAAACTCTTGGGATTTCAATCCTCTCAGCACCATTGAGGAGAGAGACACACACAAAACCCTCACTGGTAATCTAAGCGCAGTGTTCGCCCGCCCTTCGCGTCTCCGGCCAGTACACAGAAAAAATGAGCAGTTGCAGGTTTCTGGTCATCAATGGCGTTGTCTCTCCTACTTCCGACGTTCCTCCAGTCTCTTCCTTCCTCGAAAACCATCcaggtgatatttggatttgattttctgAATTTCTTATATTTATTGATGGGCATCGTCTCTGTAATCTCACAATAActaaaatcaattcaaaccaGGTGCCTATACGACATCTCGCACGCACAACAATGGATCATTTCTATTGTTTTGGGAAAGACACTTGCGCAGACTTGCAGATTCCGCTAGAATTCTCTATGAATCGAGACCAGAGCTCCTGTTCGGACAGCAAATTACTAAGTTCCCCAAGTCACCGTCGTTGTCTTCATTATCGGAATCCCTAATTCCGTCGCTTGTTAATAATTCGTTGAGCAAAGCAATGTCGATAGCattgaatgaaaagaagaacGGAGAGGAACTGGCAATCACTGCTCTTGTGAGCGGGAATTCAAACAATTGCGATGTAGATGAAGTTGATGAGGAAGAGAGGGCTCTTAGGGTTCTTGATGTGTACGTGCATATAGGAATTTACATTCCGCCTGCGTTTGGTGATGGAGAAAACGGTGCTCGGTTGGCCGTCGTTGGTCGTGGAAGGGACGTAGCCAGAGCGAAGTTTTCGGACTGGGTAAAGTGAGTCTGTGCATTAGGCCATGAGGATGGTTGTGTTttttgcaaattttgatttcgTCAAAGAAAATTCTTTTGTAAGCAGGCTTAGAAAGCGTTTGGAGAAGCTGCGACCTCCGTTGGTTACTGAGCTTTTGTTGTCAAATGATGGTGACCGGATACTAGAGGGATGCGTCACGAACTTCTTCGTTGTGTGTCGCAGGGTGGGTTCATTGTTTAACTTTTTGGCTAGTTTTGGCACAATCATTATTGGCCCCGAATTGCGCCTCTAGGCATCAGATAGTTCTTCATTGGTGTTGGACTTGTAGGCCTGCATGTGATTAGAATGTAGACACTCAATTTTTCTTCCAGCATCGGTTAGTTCTTTCAGCAGATGTGATGTGATTTCGTTCTGTAATCTAGCTTGAGTAACTGGGTTGCATTTGACTTGGCCTGAATCTGTAAGGTTTTCTTGATAAGGCTAAAATGACCATGgtagaagtagtgaggaaagatatATATAGTTTAGGCCTTGTCTCAaatatgacctcgaatagatctAATTGGAGGACAATAATCCATATAGCCGGACCCCATTTTAGATAAGTATTTACCATTTTGTTGTGTTGTGTTCTTTTCCTTTTAGGTCTACTTATCTTTTGCTGTCCTAATTCAGATCCATTTAGCCAACCCCTTCCacttgggataaggctgagttgttgttgttcgTGTTCGTGTTCGTGTTCGTGTTTGTGTTCGTGTTCGTGTTCGTGTTCGTGTTCGTGCTGAAAATATTGGCATGCTTGTCGATATCTGCCCAGCAGAATTCACCcaaatatatatagatatatatatatatatatatatattggcatGCTTGGACTACTTGGAAACGTTATCCCATAATTTGGTATTTCAGCCTAGTAAGGCCAGTTTGTAGGCAATATAGAGGATCATATTCAGGTGACCAGTAGGCATTGCAAGGTCATAACTTGTTCAGTTTCCCCAGATAATGACTCCAGCAGATGTGTTGCATATTTGCATTCAAGAACTGAATTGAACAAccaaaattattcttttcatAAGTAATTATGCATGCAACCATTCATTTAGTATACTTTTGAATGAAATGATGCCTCTTCTTCATTTCCATATTGGGTCTAATCACTGAAGTTTATTTCACATTCCCATGTTATATGACTTGCCGCCATATTTATGTAATGTATAATAGTCATGGTTTGGCTTATTCTATCTCTGTGCACACCTGTCTGTGGTTATTGTAAT
Protein-coding regions in this window:
- the LOC122058379 gene encoding uncharacterized protein LOC122058379 isoform X1, with the protein product MSSCRFLVINGVVSPTSDVPPVSSFLENHPGAYTTSRTHNNGSFLLFWERHLRRLADSARILYESRPELLFGQQITKFPKSPSLSSLSESLIPSLVNNSLSKAMSIALNEKKNGEELAITALVSGNSNNCDVDEVDEEERALRVLDVYVHIGIYIPPAFGDGENGARLAVVGRGRDVARAKFSDWVKLRKRLEKLRPPLVTELLLSNDGDRILEGCVTNFFVVCRRESNGSAGEILGDHRSTCSFEVQTAPINDGLLPGVIRKIIIEVCSRRGIPFREVAPSWSNRKLWEEAFITSSLRLVQHVQTICAPSSWELLESQTWKELAWEEKRFEETPGVITAEIQGELMGLAGTEGYPTSKFI
- the LOC122058379 gene encoding uncharacterized protein LOC122058379 isoform X2, whose translation is MSSCRFLVINGVVSPTSDVPPVSSFLENHPGAYTTSRTHNNGSFLLFWERHLRRLADSARILYESRPELLFGQQITKFPKSPSLSSLSESLIPSLVNNSLSKAMSIALNEKKNGEELAITALVSGNSNNCDVDEVDEEERALRVLDVYVHIGIYIPPAFGDGENGARLAVVGRGRDVARAKFSDWVKLRKRLEKLRPPLVTELLLSNDGDRILEGCVTNFFVVCRRESNGSAGEILGDHRSTCSFEVQTAPINDGLLPGVIRKIIIEVCSRRGIPFREVAPSWSNRKLWEEAFITSSLRLVQHVQTICAPSSWELLESQTWKELAWEEKRFE